In one window of Xiphophorus hellerii strain 12219 chromosome 23, Xiphophorus_hellerii-4.1, whole genome shotgun sequence DNA:
- the slc30a9 gene encoding proton-coupled zinc antiporter SLC30A9, mitochondrial isoform X1 translates to MFPSLAHRPWHVFCRVSLQRRSSLSQWSYRFLRGWQIGGTHSLWLSLPDSRVASLGLTSVHYYSTSGDSKDGPPKSKSTVSPSAERVATGAAKVPTNLSDKALQGLTKAEAIQVKVRAVLKKREYGAKYTKNNFITAVRAMNEFCLKPSDLEQLRKIRRRSPHDDTEAFTVFLRSDVEAKALDVWGSNEALDRERNLRKEVEREYQENIFRNQQLLKEYKDFWGNTKPRSGKRATFLQGPGKVVMVAICINGLNFFFKLLAWVYTGSASMFSEAIHSLADTCNQALLALGISQSVRNPDAIHPYGFSNMRYIASLISGVGIFMMGAGLSWYHGIMGLLHPEPIESLLWAYCILAGSLVSEGATLLVAINEIKKSAHKHGVSFYEYVMQSRDPSTNVVLLEDAAAVLGVIIASGCMGLTSLTGNPYYDSLGSLGVGTLLGTVSAFLIYTNTEALLGRSIQPEQVQKLTEFLENDPAVRAIHDVKATDMGLSKVRFKAEVDFDGRVVTRSYLEKQDIDQILNDIQQVKTPEELENFMLKHGENIIDTLGAEVDRLEKELKQRNPEVRHVDLEIL, encoded by the exons ATGTTCCCCAGCCTGGCCCACAGACCATGGCATGTCTTCTGCAGAGTGTCCCTGCAGCGCAGGTCCTCGCTGTCCCAGTGGTCTTATAGGTTTCTCCGAG GTTGGCAGATTGGAGGCACACACAGCTTATGGCTCAGCCTTCCTGACTCCCGTGTGGCCTCTTTGGGGCTTACATCGGTGCATTACTACTCTACCTCTGGTGATAGTAAAGATGGTCctccaaaatcaaaatcaactGTTTCCCCTTCAGCAGAGAGAGTGGCGACTGGTGCTGCAAAAGTCCCCACAAATTTATCAG ATAAAGCACTTCAAGGACTGACGAAAGCTGAGGCAATTCAAGTCAAAG TTCGAGCTGTCCTCAAAAAAAGGGAGTATGGAGCCAAGTACACTAAGAACAACTTTATCACTGCTGTCAGAGCGATGAATGAGTTCTGTCTCAAACCAAG TGATCTGGAGCAGCTCCGGAAGATCAGAAGGCGCAGCCCCCATGACGACACAGAGGCTTTCACTGTGTTTTTGCGGTCAGACGTGGAGGCCAA AGCACTAGATGTGTGGGGAAGCAATGAAGCTCTAGACCGAGAGAGGAATCTCAGGAAAGAAGTGGAGAGAGAGTACCAAGAGA ATATTTTTCGTAACCAGCAGCTGTTAAAGGAATACAAAGACTTTTGGGGAAACACTAAG CCCCGATCCGGCAAGAGGGCGACATTTCTGCAAGGTCCAGGGAAGGTGGTAATGGTGGCCATCTGCAt CAATGGCTTGAACTTCTTCTTTAAGCTTCTGGCCTGGGTCTACACCGGATCAGCCAGTATGTTCTCCGAGGCCATCCACTCTCTGGCCGACACCTGCAACCAGGCTCTGCTCGCCCTGGGAATCAGTCAGTCTGTCCGAAACCCAGACGCCATTCACCC GTACGGCTTTTCAAACATGCGCTACATCGCCTCCCTCATCAGTGGCGTGGGTATTTTTATGATGGGAGCAGGTCTCTCTTGGTACCATGGCATTATGGGATTACTACACCCAGAACCAATTGAGTCTTTGCTCTGG GCTTACTGTATTTTAGCGGGCTCTCTGGTGTCTGAAGGAG ccacCTTATTAGTTGCAATTAATGAGATAAAGAAGAGTGCCCACAAGCATGGGGTGTCTTTTTATGAATATG TCATGCAGAGTCGAGACCCCAGCACCAACGTGGTGCTGTTGGAAGATGCTGCTGCCGTGTTGGGGGTCATCATCGCTTCTGGCTGTATGGGACTTACCTCACTCACAG GTAACCCGTACTATGACAGTCTGGGCTCTCTCGGCGTGGGAACGTTGTTGGGCACCGTCTCGGCGTTCCTGATCTACACCAACACTGAGGCCCTGCTGGGCCGCTCCATACAGCCGGAGCAAGTCCAGAAGCTCACAGAGTTCCTGGAGAACGACCCGGCTGTGAG AGCCATCCATGATGTGAAGGCCACAGATATGGGACTGAGTAAAGTGCGCTTCAAGGCTGAAGTTGACTTCGATGGCCGAGTGGTGACACGGTCTTATCTGGAGAAACAAGACATTGACCAAATCCTTAAC GACATTCAGCAGGTGAAAACACCTGAAGAGTTGGAGAACTTCATGCTGAAACATGGCGAGAACATCATTGACACTTTAGGGGCTGAGGTGGATCGCCTGGAGAAGGAGCTGAAG CAACGTAACCCAGAGGTTCGCCACGTAGACTTGGAGATACTATAG
- the gsr gene encoding glutathione reductase, mitochondrial isoform X3 — MWNAAVHAEYLHDHSDYGFATEKVNFSWETLKAKRDAYVSRLNHIYRNNLDKAKIETIQGFARFTDDPEPTVEVNGRKLTAPHILIATGGQPSVLSDEEVPGASLGITSDGFFELETLPKRSVIVGAGYIAVEMAGILATLGSKTSLVIRQTGVLRNFDAFISANCTKELQNNGIDLWKNSQVKSVSKTDKGLEVTIVTKDPEKNDEKISTIEEVECLLWAIGRQPNTSGLNIGSMGLDTDERGHIIADEFQNTSRPGIYAVGDVCGKALLTPVAIAAGRKLAHRLFEGKKDSKLDYSSIPTVVFSHPPIGTVGPTEEEAVKSHGKENVKIYKTSFTPMYHAITSRRSPCIMKLVCVGKEEKVVGLHMQGLGCDEMLQGFAVAIKMGATKADFDNTVAIHPTSSEEFVTMR, encoded by the exons ATGTGGAATGCAGCAGTTCATGCTGAGTATCTGCACGATCACAGCGATTATGGCTTTGCAactgaaaaagttaatttcagtTGGGA gACTCTTAAGGCCAAAAGGGACGCTTACGTTTCTCGCTTGAACCACATTTATCGCAACAACCTGGACAAA GCTAAAATTGAAACTATTCAAGGCTTCGCCAGGTTTACAGATGACCCTGAGCCCACCGTGGAGGTCAATGGTAGAAAACTGACGGCGCCTCATATCCTCATAGCCACCGGGGGGCAGCCTTCTGTTCTGAGTGATGAAGAAGTTCCAG GTGCAAGTCTTGGCATTACTAGTGATGGCTTTTTTGAACTTGAAACCCTTCCAAA GCGCAGTGTGATTGTAGGCGCTGGCTATATTGCTGTAGAAATGGCTGGCATCCTAGCCACCCTGGGGTCCAAAACATCCCTTGTTATTCGACAAACAGGG GTTTTGAGAAACTTTGATGCATTCATAAGCGCAAATTGCACCAAAGAACTCCAAAACAACGGCATCGACCTGTGGAAGAACTCTCAGGTGAAATCTGTGAGTAAGACCGACAAGGGTCTTGAGGTGACGATTGTTACCAAAGACCCAGAGAAGAACGATGAGAAGATCAGCACCATTGAGGAAGTGGAGTGCCTTTTGTGGGCCATAGGAAGGCAGCCCAACACATCTGGGCTGAACATCGGCAGCATG GGCCTGGACACTGATGAAAGAGGCCACATAATCGCGGATGAATTCCAGAACACCTCTCGGCCAGGAATCTATGCTGTTGGGGATGTTTGTGGCAAAGCTCTTCTCACACCTG TTGCCATTGCTGCAGGCAGAAAGCTTGCCCATAGATTGTTTGAGGGCAAGAAGGACTCCAAGTTGGACTACTCCAGCATCCCCACGGTCGTGTTCAGCCACCCACCCATTGGTACCGTGGGCCCCACAGAAG AGGAGGCTGTTAAATCCCATGGAAAGGAGAATGTAAAGATCTATAAGACATCTTTCACGCCGATGTATCACGCCATCACGAGCAGGAGGAGCCCATGCATCATGAAACTGGTGTGTGTGGGCAAGGAGGAGAAG GTGGTGGGCCTGCATATGCAGGGCCTTGGTTGTGATGAAATGCTTCAGGGATTTGCTGTTGCCATCAAAATGGGTGCGACCAAAGCAGACTTTGACAACACTGTCGCCATCCACCCCACCTCGTCCGAGGAGTTTGTCACAATGCGTTGA
- the slc30a9 gene encoding proton-coupled zinc antiporter SLC30A9, mitochondrial isoform X2 translates to MFPSLAHRPWHVFCRVSLQRRSSLSQWSYRFLRGWQIGGTHSLWLSLPDSRVASLGLTSVHYYSTSGDSKDGPPKSKSTVSPSAERVATGAAKVPTNLSDKALQGLTKAEAIQVKVRAVLKKREYGAKYTKNNFITAVRAMNEFCLKPSDLEQLRKIRRRSPHDDTEAFTVFLRSDVEAKALDVWGSNEALDRERNLRKEVEREYQENIFRNQQLLKEYKDFWGNTKPRSGKRATFLQGPGKVVMVAICINGLNFFFKLLAWVYTGSASMFSEAIHSLADTCNQALLALGISQSVRNPDAIHPYGFSNMRYIASLISGVGIFMMGAGLSWYHGIMGLLHPEPIESLLWAYCILAGSLVSEGATLLVAINEIKKSAHKHGVSFYEYVMQSRDPSTNVVLLEDAAAVLGVIIASGCMGLTSLTGNPYYDSLGSLGVGTLLGTVSAFLIYTNTEALLGRSIQPEQVQKLTEFLENDPAVR, encoded by the exons ATGTTCCCCAGCCTGGCCCACAGACCATGGCATGTCTTCTGCAGAGTGTCCCTGCAGCGCAGGTCCTCGCTGTCCCAGTGGTCTTATAGGTTTCTCCGAG GTTGGCAGATTGGAGGCACACACAGCTTATGGCTCAGCCTTCCTGACTCCCGTGTGGCCTCTTTGGGGCTTACATCGGTGCATTACTACTCTACCTCTGGTGATAGTAAAGATGGTCctccaaaatcaaaatcaactGTTTCCCCTTCAGCAGAGAGAGTGGCGACTGGTGCTGCAAAAGTCCCCACAAATTTATCAG ATAAAGCACTTCAAGGACTGACGAAAGCTGAGGCAATTCAAGTCAAAG TTCGAGCTGTCCTCAAAAAAAGGGAGTATGGAGCCAAGTACACTAAGAACAACTTTATCACTGCTGTCAGAGCGATGAATGAGTTCTGTCTCAAACCAAG TGATCTGGAGCAGCTCCGGAAGATCAGAAGGCGCAGCCCCCATGACGACACAGAGGCTTTCACTGTGTTTTTGCGGTCAGACGTGGAGGCCAA AGCACTAGATGTGTGGGGAAGCAATGAAGCTCTAGACCGAGAGAGGAATCTCAGGAAAGAAGTGGAGAGAGAGTACCAAGAGA ATATTTTTCGTAACCAGCAGCTGTTAAAGGAATACAAAGACTTTTGGGGAAACACTAAG CCCCGATCCGGCAAGAGGGCGACATTTCTGCAAGGTCCAGGGAAGGTGGTAATGGTGGCCATCTGCAt CAATGGCTTGAACTTCTTCTTTAAGCTTCTGGCCTGGGTCTACACCGGATCAGCCAGTATGTTCTCCGAGGCCATCCACTCTCTGGCCGACACCTGCAACCAGGCTCTGCTCGCCCTGGGAATCAGTCAGTCTGTCCGAAACCCAGACGCCATTCACCC GTACGGCTTTTCAAACATGCGCTACATCGCCTCCCTCATCAGTGGCGTGGGTATTTTTATGATGGGAGCAGGTCTCTCTTGGTACCATGGCATTATGGGATTACTACACCCAGAACCAATTGAGTCTTTGCTCTGG GCTTACTGTATTTTAGCGGGCTCTCTGGTGTCTGAAGGAG ccacCTTATTAGTTGCAATTAATGAGATAAAGAAGAGTGCCCACAAGCATGGGGTGTCTTTTTATGAATATG TCATGCAGAGTCGAGACCCCAGCACCAACGTGGTGCTGTTGGAAGATGCTGCTGCCGTGTTGGGGGTCATCATCGCTTCTGGCTGTATGGGACTTACCTCACTCACAG GTAACCCGTACTATGACAGTCTGGGCTCTCTCGGCGTGGGAACGTTGTTGGGCACCGTCTCGGCGTTCCTGATCTACACCAACACTGAGGCCCTGCTGGGCCGCTCCATACAGCCGGAGCAAGTCCAGAAGCTCACAGAGTTCCTGGAGAACGACCCGGCTGTGAGGTAA
- the gsr gene encoding glutathione reductase, mitochondrial isoform X1, with amino-acid sequence MAIFLSQIAVIKASTWFTARKLILSTPRRHELVRRSMASNRASAAETTRFDFLVIGGGSGGLAGARRAAELGANTAVIESHKLGGTCVNVGCVPKKVMWNAAVHAEYLHDHSDYGFATEKVNFSWETLKAKRDAYVSRLNHIYRNNLDKAKIETIQGFARFTDDPEPTVEVNGRKLTAPHILIATGGQPSVLSDEEVPGASLGITSDGFFELETLPKRSVIVGAGYIAVEMAGILATLGSKTSLVIRQTGVLRNFDAFISANCTKELQNNGIDLWKNSQVKSVSKTDKGLEVTIVTKDPEKNDEKISTIEEVECLLWAIGRQPNTSGLNIGSMGLDTDERGHIIADEFQNTSRPGIYAVGDVCGKALLTPVAIAAGRKLAHRLFEGKKDSKLDYSSIPTVVFSHPPIGTVGPTEEEAVKSHGKENVKIYKTSFTPMYHAITSRRSPCIMKLVCVGKEEKVVGLHMQGLGCDEMLQGFAVAIKMGATKADFDNTVAIHPTSSEEFVTMR; translated from the exons ATGGCAATATTCTTGAGCCAGATAGCAGTTATAAAAGCTTCGACTTGGTTCACAGCCCGAAAGCTAATCCTCTCCACTCCTCGCAGACACGAACTTGTCCGCCGCAGCATGGCATCGAACCGGGCATCGGCAGCGGAGACGACCCGCTTCGACTTCCTGGTGATCGGCGGCGGGTCTGGAGGTCTGGCCGGGGCTCGGAGAGCGGCGGAACTCGGAGCGAACACCGCCGTGATCGAGAGCCACAAACTCGGAGGTACCTGC GTCAACGTTGGATGTGTTCCTAAAAAG GTTATGTGGAATGCAGCAGTTCATGCTGAGTATCTGCACGATCACAGCGATTATGGCTTTGCAactgaaaaagttaatttcagtTGGGA gACTCTTAAGGCCAAAAGGGACGCTTACGTTTCTCGCTTGAACCACATTTATCGCAACAACCTGGACAAA GCTAAAATTGAAACTATTCAAGGCTTCGCCAGGTTTACAGATGACCCTGAGCCCACCGTGGAGGTCAATGGTAGAAAACTGACGGCGCCTCATATCCTCATAGCCACCGGGGGGCAGCCTTCTGTTCTGAGTGATGAAGAAGTTCCAG GTGCAAGTCTTGGCATTACTAGTGATGGCTTTTTTGAACTTGAAACCCTTCCAAA GCGCAGTGTGATTGTAGGCGCTGGCTATATTGCTGTAGAAATGGCTGGCATCCTAGCCACCCTGGGGTCCAAAACATCCCTTGTTATTCGACAAACAGGG GTTTTGAGAAACTTTGATGCATTCATAAGCGCAAATTGCACCAAAGAACTCCAAAACAACGGCATCGACCTGTGGAAGAACTCTCAGGTGAAATCTGTGAGTAAGACCGACAAGGGTCTTGAGGTGACGATTGTTACCAAAGACCCAGAGAAGAACGATGAGAAGATCAGCACCATTGAGGAAGTGGAGTGCCTTTTGTGGGCCATAGGAAGGCAGCCCAACACATCTGGGCTGAACATCGGCAGCATG GGCCTGGACACTGATGAAAGAGGCCACATAATCGCGGATGAATTCCAGAACACCTCTCGGCCAGGAATCTATGCTGTTGGGGATGTTTGTGGCAAAGCTCTTCTCACACCTG TTGCCATTGCTGCAGGCAGAAAGCTTGCCCATAGATTGTTTGAGGGCAAGAAGGACTCCAAGTTGGACTACTCCAGCATCCCCACGGTCGTGTTCAGCCACCCACCCATTGGTACCGTGGGCCCCACAGAAG AGGAGGCTGTTAAATCCCATGGAAAGGAGAATGTAAAGATCTATAAGACATCTTTCACGCCGATGTATCACGCCATCACGAGCAGGAGGAGCCCATGCATCATGAAACTGGTGTGTGTGGGCAAGGAGGAGAAG GTGGTGGGCCTGCATATGCAGGGCCTTGGTTGTGATGAAATGCTTCAGGGATTTGCTGTTGCCATCAAAATGGGTGCGACCAAAGCAGACTTTGACAACACTGTCGCCATCCACCCCACCTCGTCCGAGGAGTTTGTCACAATGCGTTGA
- the gsr gene encoding glutathione reductase, mitochondrial isoform X2 — MQLLKIRRLLCVSLRRHELVRRSMASNRASAAETTRFDFLVIGGGSGGLAGARRAAELGANTAVIESHKLGGTCVNVGCVPKKVMWNAAVHAEYLHDHSDYGFATEKVNFSWETLKAKRDAYVSRLNHIYRNNLDKAKIETIQGFARFTDDPEPTVEVNGRKLTAPHILIATGGQPSVLSDEEVPGASLGITSDGFFELETLPKRSVIVGAGYIAVEMAGILATLGSKTSLVIRQTGVLRNFDAFISANCTKELQNNGIDLWKNSQVKSVSKTDKGLEVTIVTKDPEKNDEKISTIEEVECLLWAIGRQPNTSGLNIGSMGLDTDERGHIIADEFQNTSRPGIYAVGDVCGKALLTPVAIAAGRKLAHRLFEGKKDSKLDYSSIPTVVFSHPPIGTVGPTEEEAVKSHGKENVKIYKTSFTPMYHAITSRRSPCIMKLVCVGKEEKVVGLHMQGLGCDEMLQGFAVAIKMGATKADFDNTVAIHPTSSEEFVTMR, encoded by the exons atgcagcttttaaaaatcCGCAGGTTACTGTGTGTGTCTTTACGGAG ACACGAACTTGTCCGCCGCAGCATGGCATCGAACCGGGCATCGGCAGCGGAGACGACCCGCTTCGACTTCCTGGTGATCGGCGGCGGGTCTGGAGGTCTGGCCGGGGCTCGGAGAGCGGCGGAACTCGGAGCGAACACCGCCGTGATCGAGAGCCACAAACTCGGAGGTACCTGC GTCAACGTTGGATGTGTTCCTAAAAAG GTTATGTGGAATGCAGCAGTTCATGCTGAGTATCTGCACGATCACAGCGATTATGGCTTTGCAactgaaaaagttaatttcagtTGGGA gACTCTTAAGGCCAAAAGGGACGCTTACGTTTCTCGCTTGAACCACATTTATCGCAACAACCTGGACAAA GCTAAAATTGAAACTATTCAAGGCTTCGCCAGGTTTACAGATGACCCTGAGCCCACCGTGGAGGTCAATGGTAGAAAACTGACGGCGCCTCATATCCTCATAGCCACCGGGGGGCAGCCTTCTGTTCTGAGTGATGAAGAAGTTCCAG GTGCAAGTCTTGGCATTACTAGTGATGGCTTTTTTGAACTTGAAACCCTTCCAAA GCGCAGTGTGATTGTAGGCGCTGGCTATATTGCTGTAGAAATGGCTGGCATCCTAGCCACCCTGGGGTCCAAAACATCCCTTGTTATTCGACAAACAGGG GTTTTGAGAAACTTTGATGCATTCATAAGCGCAAATTGCACCAAAGAACTCCAAAACAACGGCATCGACCTGTGGAAGAACTCTCAGGTGAAATCTGTGAGTAAGACCGACAAGGGTCTTGAGGTGACGATTGTTACCAAAGACCCAGAGAAGAACGATGAGAAGATCAGCACCATTGAGGAAGTGGAGTGCCTTTTGTGGGCCATAGGAAGGCAGCCCAACACATCTGGGCTGAACATCGGCAGCATG GGCCTGGACACTGATGAAAGAGGCCACATAATCGCGGATGAATTCCAGAACACCTCTCGGCCAGGAATCTATGCTGTTGGGGATGTTTGTGGCAAAGCTCTTCTCACACCTG TTGCCATTGCTGCAGGCAGAAAGCTTGCCCATAGATTGTTTGAGGGCAAGAAGGACTCCAAGTTGGACTACTCCAGCATCCCCACGGTCGTGTTCAGCCACCCACCCATTGGTACCGTGGGCCCCACAGAAG AGGAGGCTGTTAAATCCCATGGAAAGGAGAATGTAAAGATCTATAAGACATCTTTCACGCCGATGTATCACGCCATCACGAGCAGGAGGAGCCCATGCATCATGAAACTGGTGTGTGTGGGCAAGGAGGAGAAG GTGGTGGGCCTGCATATGCAGGGCCTTGGTTGTGATGAAATGCTTCAGGGATTTGCTGTTGCCATCAAAATGGGTGCGACCAAAGCAGACTTTGACAACACTGTCGCCATCCACCCCACCTCGTCCGAGGAGTTTGTCACAATGCGTTGA
- the znf518b gene encoding uncharacterized protein znf518b yields MKPVTYQSIPSSVNGVHPNMALERLLGTSKVMYCEKCGFTATDPVVFKTHMIEHGTRFYCFYCNAMSFSEAELNEHLKQHTSKYPFKCLHCGQGYMRKRCMMKHIDRLHSNNINQGPAKSGMTKAPPVAVSSALRSAPTADSLLPLPPRPVIRVAVPTPTAPAVKLGKTLDTNLTNTTNNNTERLPHLNGLIQPNRALTVSLPEEVNIPAGCLVELVEVKTVNGTKELKLRLISQQENESVIKNTKPATLQEPGPEKQLSSTLLHPNTMRSVSTSMCTGSRKQSETKTMANVGVNPPNNPTNVVTKEKVVLKRPSTEIINLECDAVIPNKVSKTILTPVREVNTGIRVTQASPVNHVSSSSGVMSGRGPIRLNAGLHPVTVAAKVSQRIVDERNNATVDLSKSIPPRRLSDTNNVQEVSAPVKLGAREVRLKSNSASKEDIDVVCLDQQSTPASKSLRSHVPQAIKVRSPAVLVNKDNLANQTFPIKSSLMKNLSINIPVLSNHTTPTISTCIQDVGSKNIAKDADVLEPQRFPVISSVFSLSEQPEESQGPIEPLVMALRGIVMHKKQSTSQDQIRNGTDEKLKAPASGRCVQQAERNKVFTCDVLLTEKSTECVKVKKEVNLQPPALTQSNIHIKKEENGAKIGDTNKSSHSPDLTPSICEDPKPASPVEKANSVDIVQQARKGKEAESSRFLTISLKRVQVGIWKKSKKGLKVRISRDKPQLPAGSLDDCTVIYPMPLKEDQLVKRPGPNQPVVVLNHPKPRACVQRTRTDSFSDMGASDTTPKCQILKMRLSKGIGHSYEVMGCTVRDFP; encoded by the coding sequence ATGAAACCTGTGACCTATCAAAGCATACCGTCATCTGTGAATGGTGTCCATCCAAACATGGCGCTAGAGCGTCTTTTGGGCACCTCAAAGGTGATGTACTGTGAGAAATGTGGATTTACAGCCACAGATCCTGTGGTGTTCAAGACGCACATGATTGAGCACGGGACaaggttttactgtttttattgcaaCGCCATGTCCTTCAGTGAGGCGGAGCTGAACGAGCACTTGAAGCAGCACACGTCAAAGTATCCATTCAAATGTCTCCACTGTGGACAGGGCTACATGAGGAAGAGGTGTATGATGAAGCACATTGACCGTTTGCATAGTAACAACATAAATCAAGGACCTGCTAAGTCTGGCATGACAAAAGCTCCGCCCGTTGCTGTCTCCAGTGCCTTAAGAAGTGCGCCCACTGCTGATTCACTGCTGCCGCTTCCTCCTCGACCTGTCATCCGGGTGGCTGTGCCGACCCCAACTGCACCTGCTGTCAAATTGGGGAAAACACTGGACACAAACTTAACCAACACCACTAATAACAACACAGAACGCTTGCCTCATTTAAATGGACTCATTCAGCCCAACAGGGCCCTTACAGTGTCTCTACCAGAGGAGGTGAACATTCCCGCTGGCTGCTTGGTGGAACTTGTTGAGGTGAAAACTGTTAATGGGACTAAGGAACTGAAACTGCGGCTCATCTCACAACAAGAAAATGAGTCTGTGATAAAGAACACAAAACCCGCAACTCTCCAAGAACCTGGTCCGGAGAAGCAGTTGTCGTCCACACTACTTCACCCAAACACAATGAGGTCAGTAAGCACTAGCATGTGCACAGGCAGCAGGAAGCAAAgcgaaacaaaaacaatggcaaACGTCGGCGTGAACCCTCCGAACAATCCAACGAATGTGGTAACTAAAGAGAAGGTTGTGCTGAAGAGGCCTTCGACGGAAATTATCAACCTGGAGTGTGACGCGGTCATCCCAAACAAAGTTTCCAAAACCATTCTCACTCCGGTGCGGGAAGTAAATACTGGGATTAGAGTTACGCAGGCTTCACCTGTAAACCACGTCTCCTCGTCTTCAGGCGTCATGTCTGGTAGAGGTCCTATCAGGTTGAATGCTGGCCTGCATCCTGTCACTGTGGCAGCTAAAGTTTCGCAGAGGATTGTGGATGAGAGGAATAATGCAACTGTGGATCTCTCTAAGAGCATTCCACCCAGGAGGTTGTCCGACACAAATAATGTTCAAGAAGTGTCAGCACCTGTGAAGCTGGGAGCTAGGGAAGTCCGCCTCAAGAGCAACTCTGCTTCTAAAGAAGACATAGATGTTGTGTGCTTGGATCAGCAAAGCACACCAGCTTCAAAGTCTTTAAGATCTCATGTTCCTCAAGCCATCAAAGTGAGATCTCCTGCTGTTCTAGTCAATAAAGACAATCTTGCAAATCAAACTTTTCCAATAAAAAGCAGTCTGATGAAAAATTTATCAATAAACATCCCCGTCCTATCTAATCACACAACCCCTACAATATCGACCTGTATCCAGGACGTTGGATCTAAAAACATAGCAAAAGATGCAGATGTCTTAGAGCCTCAGAGGTTTCCAGTcatctcctctgtgttttcGTTAAGCGAGCAGCCAGAGGAAAGCCAAGGTCCAATTGAACCTCTGGTAATGGCTCTGAGAGGAATAGTGATGCATAAAAAACAGAGCACAAGTCAAGATCAGATCAGAAACGGCACAGATGAAAAGCTTAAGGCGCCAGCGTCAGGCCGGTGCGTCCAGCAGGCTGAAAGAAACAAGGTCTTCACCTGTGATGTGTTACTCACAGAGAAGTCAACTGAGTGTGTGAAAGTAAAAAAGGAGGTTAACCTGCAGCCACCAGCACTGACACAAAGCAACATTCACATCaagaaggaagaaaatggaGCAAAGATAGGAGACACTAACAAAAGCAGCCACAGTCCTGATTTAACGCCTTCCATATGTGAAGATCCAAAGCCTGCTTCACCTGTGGAGAAAGCAAACTCTGTGGATATAGTACAGCAAGCAAGGAAAGGCAAGGAGGCTGAATCCTCCAGGTTCTTGACCATCTCTCTTAAACGGGTTCAGGTTGGCATCtggaaaaaaagcaagaaaggaCTTAAGGTTCGAATATCCAGAGACAAGCCTCAGCTACCAGCAGGCAGCCTCGATGACTGTACAGTTATCTACCCCATGCCGCTGAAGGAGGACCAGCTGGTCAAGCGGCCAGGTCCGAACCAGCCGGTGGTGGTGCTTAATCATCCGAAGCCCCGGGCTTGTGTGCAGAGAACAAGGACTGACTCTTTTTCAGACATGGGAGCCTCTGATACGACTCCAAAGtgccaaattttaaaaatgaggcTAAGCAAAGGGATCGGACACAGCTATGAAGTGATGGGATGTACAGTTAGAGACTTTCCCTGA